The following are from one region of the Epinephelus fuscoguttatus linkage group LG11, E.fuscoguttatus.final_Chr_v1 genome:
- the lg11h1orf198 gene encoding uncharacterized protein C1orf198 homolog, with protein MAAMIAAATMAGLDAHRMEEKKFEYFSSINSMAKKIMQEREKIKAMHGSSWDKMTPQEQDTAIDNGMMDPHIRARYAMHRVDREEVVCYPKLLLQTGQKIVHFGEEDITWQDEHSAPFSWETKSQLEVSLTSGPADQGILASQADSKASKVPHSGQLGKSTPGTKVSVSEGRRPEEESSFWKISAERSRLEGEQADFQSLTPSQIKSLEKGEKSLPSYLRQETSVPPKEPEVADPHPPAPTRSTKQRAPKPPAPHPPIPVAVSATPASISISPNPAPPLSVSSSVAGWERSQSTLPSAGSTVDEVFSSSMMSKPSNTPSTMEKEKEEDLSGSPTFAQFNTSSNILKTGFDFLDNW; from the exons ATGGCAGCCATGATAGCCGCCGCAACCATGGCGGGGCTCGACGCCCACAGGATGGAGGAGAAGAAGTTCGAGTACTTCTCCTCCATCAACTCCATGGCGAAGAAGATAAtgcaggagagggagaaaatCAAAGCCATGCACGGCTCGTCCTGGGACAAGATGACGCCGCAGGAGCAGGACACCGCCATCGACAACGGGATGATGGATCCTCATATCCGAGCCCGATACGCCATGCACAGAGTTGACCGAGAAGAAGTGGTCTGCTACCCCAAACTGCTCCTTCAGACGGGGCAGAAGATAGTTCACTTCGGGGAGGAG GATATTACCTGGCAAGATGAGCACTCTGCCCCCTTCTCATGGGAGACAAAG AGCCAGTTGGAAGTCAGCTTGACGTCAGGCCCCGCAGATCAGGGGATCTTGGCCTCGCAGGCAGACTCAAAGGCTTCAAAGGTTCCTCATTCCGGCCAGCTTGGCAAGAGTACACCAGGGACCAAG GTGTCTGTCAGCGAGGGCCGCAGGCCAGAGGAGGAGTCGTCTTTCTGGAAGATCAGCGCTGAGAGGTCCAGGCTAGAGGGAGAGCAAGCCGACTTCCAGTCCCTGACCCCCAGCCAGATCAAATCCCTGGAGAAAGGAGAAAAATCCCTCCCCTCCTACCTCCGACAG GAGACCTCTGTCCCTCCCAAGGAGCCTGAGGTAGCAGACCCCCACCCTCCAGCTCCCACCAGGTCCACCAAGCAGCGAGCACCCAAACCCCCTGCTCCCCACCCTCCTATCCCCGTCGCTGTCAGTGCAACACCAGCATCCATCTCCATTTCCCCAAACCCAGCCCCGCCTCTCAGCGTGTCCTCATCAGTTGCGGGATGGGAGCGATCTCAGAGCACGCTGCCGTCGGCCGGCAGCACCGTGGATGAAGTGTTCTCCTCCAGCATGATGTCCAAGCCCTCCAACACCCCCAGCACTatggagaaagagaaggaggaggatttATCCGGAAGCCCCACTTTTGCCCAG TTCAACACAAGCAGCAACATCCTGAAGACTGGATTCGACTTCCTAGACAATTGGTAA
- the LOC125896786 gene encoding piggyBac transposable element-derived protein 4-like isoform X1: protein MQIVHTIVWVQIHFNATTRYFFISHLTTVAGVVILEMAEHDSTQESVEMIMQPEGEDGSSSSTTEASSVSDSEVGTDQLESSSDSTEDSSEEEGGEEEEEDEAAAGWTSKNGKIVWSPTNAETYRYVPAATGLVPGPTRYATARITDPMSSFALLLTDDILQHIVDMTNLQGRRSTAAWRDVDKDELQAYVGLLILAGVYRSKDESTLSLWGEKSGRGIFRATMSHKRFHLISRTLVFDDKQSGPRRRDDRMAPFRKVWDMWTRCLPMLFNPDRDICVDEQLVPFRGRCSFRQHMPKKPAKYGIKIWANCDVKTSYAWRLQVYTGKAAGTPGEVNQGMRVVLDMTEGLKGHTVTCDNFFTSCALADELLKRKLALVGTIRHNKPELPPHLLQVKTRAVFSSTFAFTHTHTLVSYIPRRGKNVLLLSTKHRKADISNETKRKPIIIQDYNGCKGGVDNLDKVVGTYSCRRRTNRWPLALFHNVIDISLYNAFVLWTSIEPSWQCKKSHRRRLFNEEVGEMLVTPQIKKRGHLPRSLSAAGIVANLQGLTTGPAVIIKCKGRKQCDFCTVKKRKVGTKCCQCGMFICKDHSQSICGPCSG, encoded by the exons ATGCAGATAGTGCATACAATAGTTTGGGtccaaatacattttaatgcgACAACACGATATTTCTTCATTTCCCATCTGACAACAGTAGCGGGAGTAGTCATTTTGGAGATGGCGGAACACGACAGCACACAGGAGTCTGTGGAAATGATCATGCAGCCTGAGGGTGAGGATGGCTCCTCATCCTCCACCACTGAGGCCTCCTCCGTGTCAGACTCAGAAGTAGGAACAGACCAGCTGGAATCCAGCTCCGACTCAACCGAGGACTCATCTGAAGAGGAGggcggagaggaggaggaggaggatgaagcagCGGCGGGATGGACTtcaaaaaatgggaaaatagtGTGGTCTCCCACAAACGCTGAGACGTACCGCTACGTCCCAGCAGCCACAGGTTTGGTCCCGGGACCTACACGCTATGCCACCGCCCGCATCACTGACCCGATGTCCAGCTTCGCGCTGCTGCTGACGGATGACATCCTGCAGCACATCGTGGACATGACAAACCTGCAGGGGAGACGCTCCACCGCAGCCTGGCGAGATGTGGACAAAGATGAGCTGCAGGCTTACGTGGGGCTGCTCATTCTGGCCGGTGTGTACAGGTCCAAAGACGAATCAACCCTCAGCCTCTGGGGCGAGAAGTCAGGACGCGGCATTTTCCGCGCCACGATGTCCCACAAGAGGTTTCACCTCATCAGCCGGACACTGGTATTCGACGACAAGCAATCCGGACCCCGACGCCGCGATGACAGGATGGCTCCCTTCCGCAAAGTCTGGGACATGTGGACGCGCTGCCTGCCCATGCTGTTCAACCCGGACAGGGACATCTGCGTGGACGAGCAGCTCGTCCCATTCAGAGGCAGGTGCAGCTTCAGGCAGCACATGCCCAAAAAGCCGGCTAAATATGGCATAAAGATCTGGGCAAACTGTGATGTCAAGACGTCCTACGCCTGGAGACTGCAGGTATACACAGGCAAAGCGGCTGGCACTCCTGGTGAGGTCAACCAGGGGATGAGGGTGGTCCTGGACATGACAGAGGGGCTCAAGGGACACACCGTCACCTGTGATAATTTCTTCACCTCCTGCGCACTGGCAGATGAGCTGCTCAAGAGGAAACTGGCCCTGGTTGGCACGATTCGCCACAACAAGCCCGAGCTTCCCCCTCATCTGCTCCAGGTGAAAACAAGAGCGGTGTTCTCCTCCACCTTTGCttttacgcacacacacacactggtctcCTACATCCCCCGACGGGGCAAGAATGTGCTGCTGCTCAGCACGAAACACCGCAAGGCAGACATAAGCAACGAAACGAAGAGAAAGCCCATCATAATCCAAGATTACAACGGATGCAAAGGAGGTGTCGACAACCTGGATAAG GTTGTTGGCACCTACTCCTGCAGGAGGAGAACAAACCGGTGGCCACTAGCCCTCTTCCACAACGTGATCGACATTTCACTTTACAATGCCTTCGTCCTGTGGACATCGATCGAGCCATCCTGGCAGTGTAAGAAATCACACAGGAGGAGGCTCTTCAATGAAGAGGTGGGAGAAATGCTGGTGACCCCACAAATCAAGAAGAGAGGGCACCTTCCCCGCTCATTAAGTGCCGCAGGAATAGTCGCAAATCTGCAGGGTCTGACCACAGGCCCCGCTGTCATCATTAAATGTAAAGGCAGGAAGCAGTGCGACTTTTGCACCGTCAAAAAGAGAAAAGTTGGCACCAAGTGTTGCCAATGTGGGATGTTTATATGCAAGGACCACAGTCAGTCCATCTGCGGCCCCTGCTCCGGCTGA
- the LOC125896786 gene encoding piggyBac transposable element-derived protein 4-like isoform X2, with the protein MAEHDSTQESVEMIMQPEGEDGSSSSTTEASSVSDSEVGTDQLESSSDSTEDSSEEEGGEEEEEDEAAAGWTSKNGKIVWSPTNAETYRYVPAATGLVPGPTRYATARITDPMSSFALLLTDDILQHIVDMTNLQGRRSTAAWRDVDKDELQAYVGLLILAGVYRSKDESTLSLWGEKSGRGIFRATMSHKRFHLISRTLVFDDKQSGPRRRDDRMAPFRKVWDMWTRCLPMLFNPDRDICVDEQLVPFRGRCSFRQHMPKKPAKYGIKIWANCDVKTSYAWRLQVYTGKAAGTPGEVNQGMRVVLDMTEGLKGHTVTCDNFFTSCALADELLKRKLALVGTIRHNKPELPPHLLQVKTRAVFSSTFAFTHTHTLVSYIPRRGKNVLLLSTKHRKADISNETKRKPIIIQDYNGCKGGVDNLDKVVGTYSCRRRTNRWPLALFHNVIDISLYNAFVLWTSIEPSWQCKKSHRRRLFNEEVGEMLVTPQIKKRGHLPRSLSAAGIVANLQGLTTGPAVIIKCKGRKQCDFCTVKKRKVGTKCCQCGMFICKDHSQSICGPCSG; encoded by the exons ATGGCGGAACACGACAGCACACAGGAGTCTGTGGAAATGATCATGCAGCCTGAGGGTGAGGATGGCTCCTCATCCTCCACCACTGAGGCCTCCTCCGTGTCAGACTCAGAAGTAGGAACAGACCAGCTGGAATCCAGCTCCGACTCAACCGAGGACTCATCTGAAGAGGAGggcggagaggaggaggaggaggatgaagcagCGGCGGGATGGACTtcaaaaaatgggaaaatagtGTGGTCTCCCACAAACGCTGAGACGTACCGCTACGTCCCAGCAGCCACAGGTTTGGTCCCGGGACCTACACGCTATGCCACCGCCCGCATCACTGACCCGATGTCCAGCTTCGCGCTGCTGCTGACGGATGACATCCTGCAGCACATCGTGGACATGACAAACCTGCAGGGGAGACGCTCCACCGCAGCCTGGCGAGATGTGGACAAAGATGAGCTGCAGGCTTACGTGGGGCTGCTCATTCTGGCCGGTGTGTACAGGTCCAAAGACGAATCAACCCTCAGCCTCTGGGGCGAGAAGTCAGGACGCGGCATTTTCCGCGCCACGATGTCCCACAAGAGGTTTCACCTCATCAGCCGGACACTGGTATTCGACGACAAGCAATCCGGACCCCGACGCCGCGATGACAGGATGGCTCCCTTCCGCAAAGTCTGGGACATGTGGACGCGCTGCCTGCCCATGCTGTTCAACCCGGACAGGGACATCTGCGTGGACGAGCAGCTCGTCCCATTCAGAGGCAGGTGCAGCTTCAGGCAGCACATGCCCAAAAAGCCGGCTAAATATGGCATAAAGATCTGGGCAAACTGTGATGTCAAGACGTCCTACGCCTGGAGACTGCAGGTATACACAGGCAAAGCGGCTGGCACTCCTGGTGAGGTCAACCAGGGGATGAGGGTGGTCCTGGACATGACAGAGGGGCTCAAGGGACACACCGTCACCTGTGATAATTTCTTCACCTCCTGCGCACTGGCAGATGAGCTGCTCAAGAGGAAACTGGCCCTGGTTGGCACGATTCGCCACAACAAGCCCGAGCTTCCCCCTCATCTGCTCCAGGTGAAAACAAGAGCGGTGTTCTCCTCCACCTTTGCttttacgcacacacacacactggtctcCTACATCCCCCGACGGGGCAAGAATGTGCTGCTGCTCAGCACGAAACACCGCAAGGCAGACATAAGCAACGAAACGAAGAGAAAGCCCATCATAATCCAAGATTACAACGGATGCAAAGGAGGTGTCGACAACCTGGATAAG GTTGTTGGCACCTACTCCTGCAGGAGGAGAACAAACCGGTGGCCACTAGCCCTCTTCCACAACGTGATCGACATTTCACTTTACAATGCCTTCGTCCTGTGGACATCGATCGAGCCATCCTGGCAGTGTAAGAAATCACACAGGAGGAGGCTCTTCAATGAAGAGGTGGGAGAAATGCTGGTGACCCCACAAATCAAGAAGAGAGGGCACCTTCCCCGCTCATTAAGTGCCGCAGGAATAGTCGCAAATCTGCAGGGTCTGACCACAGGCCCCGCTGTCATCATTAAATGTAAAGGCAGGAAGCAGTGCGACTTTTGCACCGTCAAAAAGAGAAAAGTTGGCACCAAGTGTTGCCAATGTGGGATGTTTATATGCAAGGACCACAGTCAGTCCATCTGCGGCCCCTGCTCCGGCTGA